The following coding sequences lie in one Gemmatimonadota bacterium genomic window:
- a CDS encoding DinB family protein, producing MHITTIEDFLDYFERVRERTRRVAALAPPDRLEWRPREDRFSLGDLIRHIGATERWMWAENVCGRPSRYPGCGIELASGYDAVLAYLDAMHAEATTIFGSLTAEDLQRRVPTPGGVQLTAWKWLRAMVEHEIHHRGQIYERLADLGVAAPPLYGLTEPQVLANSEPRRH from the coding sequence GTGCACATCACCACCATCGAGGACTTCCTCGACTATTTCGAGCGGGTGCGGGAGCGCACGCGCCGGGTGGCCGCGCTCGCGCCCCCCGACCGCCTGGAGTGGCGGCCGCGCGAGGACCGCTTCAGCCTCGGTGACCTGATCCGTCACATCGGCGCCACCGAGCGCTGGATGTGGGCGGAGAACGTGTGCGGGCGCCCCAGCCGCTACCCCGGCTGTGGGATCGAGCTGGCGTCCGGCTACGACGCGGTCCTCGCCTACCTGGACGCCATGCACGCGGAAGCGACGACGATCTTCGGGTCGCTCACCGCAGAGGACCTGCAGCGACGCGTTCCCACACCGGGGGGCGTGCAGCTCACGGCCTGGAAGTGGCTGCGCGCCATGGTGGAGCACGAGATCCACCACCGCGGCCAGATCTACGAACGCCTCGCCGATCTCGGCGTCGCGGCCCCCCCGCTCTACGGGCTCACCGAGCCCCAGGTGTTGGCCAACAGCGAGCCGCGCCGGCACTGA
- a CDS encoding PadR family transcriptional regulator has protein sequence MQRLTRTTTRTLLAFLEAPRTWRYGYELMKVADLSSGTLYPLLARLTEDGWLEARWEDSELPGKPPRQLYRLTATGRLQAREALERARASWVGAPRAREV, from the coding sequence ATGCAACGCCTGACCCGTACCACGACCCGTACGCTGCTGGCCTTCCTGGAGGCGCCCCGGACCTGGCGCTACGGCTACGAGTTGATGAAGGTCGCGGACCTCTCGTCAGGCACGCTCTACCCCCTGCTGGCCCGTCTCACCGAGGACGGCTGGCTCGAGGCGCGCTGGGAGGACTCCGAGCTGCCCGGGAAGCCGCCGCGTCAGCTGTACCGTCTCACCGCCACCGGTCGCCTCCAGGCGCGCGAGGCGCTGGAGCGCGCGCGGGCCTCGTGGGTGGGTGCTCCGCGGGCCCGCGAAGTGTAA
- a CDS encoding serine hydrolase domain-containing protein — MKPSPVPRPTRSRLPGIASLAAALGLAGLLLAPVSAQAQTPLRQGQTVAGTLSRGDTARYTVEVGEDFYVLGQVDQVSVDVVVRVLNSEGRQIGRFDGPGRGPSRFAGTPDDPGTYTIQLIRDDDEDERATWAPKDGWTAASGAESGEYRLTLLRVERLSSDPKKRVDQYMARYDGAGQPGGAVQVWRDGRTLFSKAYGMANLAYDVPFRTDTRTNIGSTTKQFTAFAIMLQAERGRLSLDDDIRKHVPELPEFDHTITVRHIITHTSGLREFLNLLVLGGRRLDRGDWIDRSELIEIVQRQPALQNVPGAEWNYNNTAYGLAALIVERTSGQSFPEFMQENVFGPLGMTRTMVRPSVHHIVPDMSEGYAPGPDGWLQLGDLGGAVGAGGIYTTVGDLQKWVQNYANPRVGSRKIFDEMMTSFVLNDGKETGYGYGLFIDEQRGLKRIHHGGADVSHRSMLAYYPEINAGITVQGNGADFQSGIAFELAEAFFGDAMEPEEKKGIVADDDVDAFDPADYDAAAFDELAGRYALDARPSFVLTFTRDGETFYTQATGQSRLEIRPTSASTFQLTAVEASVTFLRSDDGAVTGVNLDQGGQTQHATRLEDEAPAKWEPDAKALQAFTGRYFSEELEAFYTIGVEEGAEGPALVVHHRRLDDTTLTPAEQDQFSGDGVSFAFERDRNGVVIGFYVANGRTRDVRFERVR, encoded by the coding sequence ATGAAGCCGTCGCCCGTCCCGCGTCCGACCCGCAGCCGCCTCCCTGGGATCGCCTCCCTCGCCGCCGCCCTGGGTCTCGCCGGCCTCCTGCTGGCCCCCGTCTCCGCCCAGGCCCAGACCCCCCTCCGCCAGGGGCAGACCGTCGCGGGGACCCTCTCCCGCGGAGACACGGCCCGCTATACGGTCGAGGTGGGCGAGGACTTCTACGTCCTGGGCCAGGTGGACCAGGTCTCGGTGGACGTGGTGGTGCGCGTGCTCAACTCCGAAGGCCGCCAGATCGGGCGGTTCGACGGACCGGGCCGGGGGCCCAGCCGGTTTGCCGGGACGCCGGACGACCCAGGCACCTACACGATCCAGCTCATCCGGGACGATGACGAGGACGAGCGCGCCACCTGGGCTCCCAAGGACGGGTGGACGGCCGCCAGCGGTGCGGAGTCGGGCGAATACCGGCTCACGCTTCTCAGGGTGGAGCGACTGTCCTCCGATCCCAAGAAGCGGGTGGACCAGTACATGGCCCGCTACGACGGCGCCGGCCAACCGGGCGGGGCCGTACAGGTGTGGCGGGACGGTCGGACCTTGTTCTCCAAAGCGTACGGCATGGCCAACCTGGCCTACGATGTCCCCTTCCGTACCGACACCCGCACCAACATCGGCTCCACCACCAAACAGTTCACCGCCTTCGCCATCATGCTCCAGGCGGAACGCGGCCGGCTGTCCCTGGACGACGACATCCGCAAGCACGTTCCCGAGCTTCCGGAGTTCGATCACACGATCACGGTACGCCACATCATCACGCACACGTCCGGCCTTCGTGAATTCCTGAACCTGTTGGTGCTGGGAGGACGCCGGCTGGACCGTGGAGACTGGATCGACCGCTCGGAGCTGATCGAGATCGTCCAGCGCCAGCCCGCGCTGCAGAACGTGCCCGGCGCGGAATGGAACTACAACAACACCGCGTACGGTCTGGCCGCGCTCATCGTGGAGCGGACCAGCGGCCAGTCGTTTCCGGAGTTCATGCAGGAGAACGTGTTCGGACCCCTCGGCATGACCCGCACCATGGTCCGCCCCTCCGTGCACCATATCGTGCCGGACATGTCCGAAGGGTACGCACCGGGGCCGGACGGGTGGCTGCAACTGGGCGACCTGGGAGGCGCGGTGGGCGCGGGCGGTATCTACACCACCGTCGGCGATCTCCAGAAGTGGGTCCAGAACTATGCCAACCCGCGGGTGGGCAGCCGGAAGATCTTCGATGAGATGATGACGTCGTTCGTGCTGAACGACGGCAAGGAGACCGGCTACGGCTATGGCCTCTTCATCGACGAACAGCGCGGGCTCAAGCGCATCCATCACGGCGGAGCCGATGTTTCCCATCGCTCCATGCTCGCCTATTACCCGGAGATCAACGCCGGCATCACGGTCCAGGGCAACGGCGCGGACTTCCAGAGCGGCATCGCCTTCGAGCTGGCCGAGGCGTTCTTCGGCGACGCCATGGAGCCGGAGGAGAAGAAGGGGATTGTGGCGGACGATGACGTCGACGCCTTCGACCCCGCGGACTACGACGCCGCGGCGTTCGACGAGCTGGCGGGCCGCTACGCGCTGGATGCCAGGCCCAGCTTCGTGCTCACCTTCACGCGCGACGGCGAGACGTTCTACACCCAGGCCACGGGGCAGTCTCGTCTTGAGATCCGTCCCACGTCCGCCTCGACGTTCCAGCTCACCGCCGTCGAGGCTTCGGTGACCTTCCTACGGAGCGACGATGGCGCGGTCACCGGTGTGAATCTCGATCAGGGCGGTCAGACCCAGCATGCCACGCGGCTGGAGGACGAGGCTCCTGCCAAGTGGGAGCCGGACGCCAAGGCGCTGCAGGCGTTCACCGGCCGGTATTTCAGCGAGGAGCTGGAGGCCTTCTACACGATCGGCGTCGAGGAAGGCGCGGAGGGGCCCGCGTTGGTGGTGCACCACCGACGGTTGGACGACACCACCCTCACTCCCGCTGAGCAGGACCAGTTCAGCGGCGACGGCGTGAGCTTCGCGTTCGAGCGAGACCGCAACGGCGTGGTGATCGGATTCTACGTGGCCAACGGACGCACGCGGGACGTGCGCTTCGAACGCGTCCGCTAG
- a CDS encoding saccharopine dehydrogenase C-terminal domain-containing protein, with amino-acid sequence MKFLVLGAGAQGSAAAFDLLRRPEVEGVILADQRVDHPKPFLKPYIGKRLELRALNAKDEPAVQALMGGVDGVLCALPYYFNAPMTELALESGCHFCDLGGNTAIVLQQRELDQAAQAAGLSVIPDCGLAPGMVNILAQDGMDSLDQTTSVELFVGGLPQHPKPPLNYQVVFSLEGVIDYATTPVLVLAGGKVTEVEPLGDLETLTFEGLGDLEAFNTAGGISLMPYRYQGQVDRMVYKTLRYPGNTYLMRAMRDIGLFDEEPIDVDGQQVVPRRSFIAAVSPHLQNPEGDDLVVLRVDVRGTRNGKAAGVRYELIDYYDAEHGVTAMMRSTGYSLAITALMQADGRVERMGVCTPDEAMPADAYLAELKRSGIEVKRLEL; translated from the coding sequence ATGAAATTCCTGGTGTTGGGAGCCGGCGCGCAGGGCTCGGCGGCGGCGTTCGACCTGCTGAGGCGCCCGGAGGTCGAGGGTGTCATTCTGGCCGACCAGCGAGTGGACCATCCCAAGCCTTTTCTGAAGCCATACATCGGAAAGCGCCTGGAGCTACGGGCCCTGAACGCCAAGGACGAGCCCGCCGTTCAGGCCCTGATGGGGGGTGTGGACGGCGTTCTCTGTGCGCTGCCCTACTATTTCAACGCGCCCATGACCGAGCTGGCCCTCGAGTCGGGCTGCCACTTCTGCGACCTGGGGGGCAATACCGCCATCGTGTTGCAGCAGCGGGAGTTGGACCAGGCCGCCCAGGCGGCGGGCCTGTCGGTGATTCCCGACTGCGGTCTGGCGCCCGGGATGGTCAACATCCTGGCCCAGGACGGGATGGACAGCCTGGACCAGACCACCTCGGTGGAGCTGTTCGTGGGCGGGCTGCCCCAACACCCCAAGCCCCCCCTCAACTACCAGGTGGTCTTCTCGCTGGAGGGCGTCATCGACTACGCCACCACCCCGGTTCTGGTGCTCGCGGGAGGGAAAGTCACGGAGGTGGAGCCGCTGGGGGACCTCGAGACCCTGACGTTCGAGGGACTGGGCGACCTGGAGGCCTTCAACACCGCGGGCGGCATCTCCCTGATGCCCTATCGGTACCAGGGGCAGGTGGACCGCATGGTCTACAAGACGCTGCGCTATCCCGGGAACACCTACCTGATGCGGGCCATGCGCGACATCGGCCTGTTCGACGAAGAGCCGATCGACGTGGACGGCCAGCAGGTGGTGCCCCGGCGCTCATTCATTGCCGCGGTGTCGCCGCATCTGCAGAACCCGGAGGGGGACGACCTGGTGGTGCTGCGCGTGGACGTGCGGGGCACCCGCAATGGAAAGGCCGCCGGCGTACGCTACGAGCTGATCGACTACTACGACGCCGAGCACGGCGTGACCGCCATGATGCGGAGCACCGGGTATTCGCTGGCCATCACCGCGCTGATGCAGGCGGATGGGCGCGTGGAGCGGATGGGCGTCTGCACGCCGGACGAGGCCATGCCGGCGGACGCGTATCTGGCGGAGCTGAAGCGCAGCGGCATCGAGGTGAAGCGGTTAGAGCTGTGA
- a CDS encoding LptF/LptG family permease yields the protein MHRLPLVLARIVERLARFSPPRHRELARGMVAELHSIVDPAERTRFALGAIAAIARLSLSGLSSAPAPAPAPLVAVREEDGMPSGGSPMSNLTSGQLLRRHARPFAVSLLSLTALLVAQHAVRLVPQLSAGGASASSILGVLLLVIPFTLALTIPMATFIAVSWVFTRLGREGILGAARRERHGVRRLLAPVLGAAAVIATLTFVSNAQVVPRTNTRLAAELAGVPPRLTDRTMTIGELRAAAENARSAPTPEAAVRASGFEVEIQKKIALAMACMVLALTAAAIAIRFPDGGGRLVSGASVIVFTAYYFSLVAGESLADRGMVSPFVAMWLPNLVLLTAVLLLLWRPARPGPAHAAERLAIGG from the coding sequence ATGCACCGCCTCCCACTCGTGCTCGCGCGCATCGTCGAGCGTCTCGCTCGGTTCTCCCCGCCGCGCCACCGTGAGCTCGCGCGCGGCATGGTGGCGGAGCTCCACTCCATTGTCGATCCCGCAGAGCGGACCCGCTTCGCGCTGGGTGCCATCGCCGCCATCGCGCGGTTGTCGTTGAGCGGGCTCAGTTCCGCCCCCGCCCCTGCGCCGGCCCCCCTTGTCGCTGTGCGCGAAGAGGACGGCATGCCTTCGGGAGGTTCACCGATGTCCAATCTCACCAGCGGGCAGCTGCTCCGCCGCCATGCCCGCCCCTTCGCCGTCTCCCTCCTGTCGCTGACGGCACTCCTGGTCGCCCAACACGCCGTGCGGCTGGTGCCGCAACTCAGCGCCGGCGGAGCCTCGGCCAGTAGCATTCTAGGCGTGCTGCTATTGGTGATCCCCTTCACGTTGGCCCTGACCATCCCCATGGCGACCTTCATCGCCGTCTCCTGGGTGTTCACTCGGCTGGGCCGTGAGGGCATTCTGGGGGCCGCGCGCCGAGAGCGGCACGGCGTCCGCCGGCTGCTCGCGCCCGTCCTGGGGGCGGCGGCAGTCATCGCCACGCTGACCTTCGTGTCCAACGCGCAGGTGGTTCCGCGCACCAACACCCGGCTCGCGGCCGAGCTGGCTGGTGTTCCGCCCAGGCTGACCGACCGCACCATGACCATCGGCGAGTTGCGGGCGGCGGCAGAGAACGCACGAAGCGCACCGACACCGGAAGCCGCCGTGCGTGCCTCGGGCTTTGAGGTCGAGATCCAGAAGAAGATCGCTCTCGCCATGGCTTGTATGGTCCTGGCGTTGACCGCCGCAGCGATCGCGATCCGCTTCCCGGACGGGGGCGGCCGTCTGGTCTCCGGCGCCAGCGTGATCGTGTTCACCGCGTACTACTTCTCGCTCGTCGCCGGCGAGTCGCTGGCCGACCGCGGGATGGTCTCCCCGTTCGTGGCCATGTGGCTGCCGAATCTGGTGCTCCTGACCGCCGTCCTCCTGCTCCTTTGGCGGCCAGCCCGGCCCGGCCCCGCACACGCCGCGGAGAGGCTCGCGATCGGCGGCTGA
- the gyrA gene encoding DNA gyrase subunit A has product MSAAARRERILPRLIEEEIREAFLDYSMSVIVQRALPDVRDGLKPVHRRILYAMHELGLRPDRPHKKSATVVGEVLGKFHPHGDTAVYDALVRMVQDFSLRYPLIDGQGNFGSVDGDSAAAYRYTEARLDEVAVELLADIEKETVAFQPNYDDRLEEPTVLPAKIPNLLVNGSSGIAVGMSTNVPPHNLREIAKAVHLICGDAEPTVQQLMKVVPGPDFPTGGIIVGREGIRDMYATGRGRMTVRGRVVKESLRAGKEQLVITELPYGVTKSRLVEQIADVARQTLSDDVADLRDESDRDGMRVVVELKRKGDPGRVLKTLYRKTSLQSTFGAILLALDHGQPRELNLLEILERYRDHRVEVIRRRSQFLLEKAEADKHITEGLLIALDQIDKVIKIIRSSADRPEASEKLQDALGLSEVQAEAILDMRLARLTKLQKKELQERLKALKAEIARLRAILKSEAKQVEVMLEELDAIVERFGDERRTVITDEAPKEDVASVVEDLVAEEDVVVTISHEGYIKRIPMGLYRRRVKSGKALAGMDKYEEDFLEKVFVARTSGWVLAFTEGGQAHFLPVQDVPESARASRGQSIYGLLGVDRKERIVAAVSIEDLAAERHLVFVTHGGLIKRTHLSEFSNPRAGGVIAMGVKKGDRVLDVGISDGGAEIMLLTAQGRAIRFSEDEVSVFGRTAQGVKGVAVGKGDGVVGMILVRREASILTMGADGMGKRTPLDDFPLQGRGGMGTMVVPSDVKVPLVAALEMLPEDEVMVVTAGGKVFRLVGEDVPEQGRRTKGSRLVELGRGDRVVEVTRTESSGEGGSGQPARAGGRGGGEGQLDLLG; this is encoded by the coding sequence ATGTCGGCAGCAGCACGTCGCGAGCGCATTCTTCCCCGACTCATCGAGGAGGAGATCCGGGAGGCATTCCTGGACTACTCGATGAGCGTCATCGTGCAGCGTGCGCTGCCAGATGTGCGCGACGGATTGAAGCCCGTGCACCGGCGTATCCTCTACGCCATGCACGAGCTGGGTCTCCGACCCGACCGCCCCCACAAGAAGTCCGCGACGGTCGTCGGTGAGGTGCTGGGCAAGTTCCACCCGCATGGCGACACGGCCGTCTATGACGCGCTGGTGCGCATGGTGCAGGACTTCTCGCTGCGCTATCCACTGATCGACGGACAGGGGAACTTCGGCTCGGTGGATGGCGACTCGGCGGCGGCCTACCGTTACACCGAGGCTCGGCTGGACGAAGTGGCCGTGGAGCTGTTGGCCGACATCGAAAAGGAGACCGTCGCCTTCCAACCCAACTACGACGACCGGCTGGAAGAGCCCACGGTGCTGCCGGCCAAGATCCCCAACCTGCTGGTCAACGGCAGCTCGGGCATCGCAGTGGGCATGAGCACCAATGTGCCGCCGCACAACCTCCGAGAGATCGCCAAGGCGGTGCACCTGATCTGCGGAGACGCCGAGCCCACCGTGCAGCAGCTCATGAAGGTGGTGCCCGGTCCGGACTTCCCCACCGGCGGCATCATCGTGGGCCGGGAGGGCATCCGCGACATGTATGCCACCGGCCGGGGGCGCATGACGGTACGAGGACGCGTGGTGAAGGAGTCCTTGCGCGCAGGGAAGGAGCAGCTCGTCATCACCGAGCTGCCCTATGGCGTGACCAAGAGCCGGCTGGTGGAGCAGATCGCGGACGTGGCCCGTCAGACGCTCTCGGATGACGTGGCCGATCTACGCGACGAATCCGACCGCGACGGGATGCGCGTGGTGGTGGAGCTAAAGCGCAAGGGCGATCCCGGTCGCGTGCTCAAGACGTTGTACCGGAAGACGTCCCTGCAAAGCACGTTCGGCGCTATCCTGCTGGCGCTCGACCACGGCCAGCCCCGCGAGCTCAATCTGCTCGAGATCCTCGAGCGCTACCGCGATCACCGCGTGGAGGTCATCCGGCGGCGCTCACAGTTTCTGCTGGAGAAGGCCGAGGCGGACAAGCATATCACCGAAGGTCTGCTGATAGCGCTGGACCAGATCGACAAGGTGATCAAGATCATCCGCAGCTCCGCGGACCGACCCGAGGCCAGCGAGAAGTTGCAGGATGCCCTCGGTCTCTCCGAAGTGCAGGCCGAAGCCATCCTGGACATGCGGTTGGCTCGACTGACCAAGCTGCAGAAGAAGGAGCTGCAGGAGCGCCTCAAGGCCCTCAAGGCCGAGATCGCCCGTCTGCGTGCCATCCTGAAGAGCGAGGCCAAGCAGGTGGAGGTGATGCTGGAAGAGCTCGACGCCATCGTCGAGCGCTTCGGCGACGAGCGCCGCACGGTGATCACCGACGAAGCTCCCAAGGAGGACGTGGCCTCCGTGGTGGAGGACCTCGTGGCTGAAGAGGACGTCGTCGTCACCATCAGCCACGAAGGGTACATCAAGCGCATCCCCATGGGGCTCTATCGACGGCGCGTGAAGAGTGGCAAGGCGCTGGCCGGGATGGACAAGTACGAGGAGGACTTCCTCGAGAAGGTGTTCGTGGCGCGCACCTCCGGGTGGGTGCTGGCCTTCACGGAGGGAGGACAAGCGCACTTCCTGCCCGTGCAGGACGTTCCCGAATCCGCGCGCGCGTCACGCGGTCAGAGCATCTACGGACTGCTGGGGGTGGACCGGAAGGAGCGCATCGTCGCGGCGGTGTCCATCGAGGACCTGGCGGCGGAGCGCCACCTGGTGTTCGTGACGCACGGAGGGCTCATCAAGCGCACCCACCTGAGCGAGTTCTCCAATCCGCGCGCGGGCGGCGTCATTGCCATGGGCGTGAAGAAGGGCGACCGCGTGCTGGACGTGGGCATCTCGGACGGCGGCGCCGAGATCATGTTGCTCACCGCCCAGGGCCGGGCCATCCGCTTCTCCGAAGACGAGGTCTCCGTGTTCGGACGGACGGCGCAGGGGGTGAAAGGCGTGGCGGTGGGGAAGGGCGACGGTGTGGTGGGGATGATCCTGGTGCGCCGCGAAGCGTCCATCCTGACCATGGGCGCGGATGGGATGGGCAAGCGCACCCCGCTGGACGACTTCCCGCTGCAGGGTCGTGGTGGGATGGGCACCATGGTGGTGCCCTCGGACGTGAAGGTGCCCCTGGTGGCCGCGCTGGAGATGCTGCCCGAGGACGAAGTCATGGTGGTGACGGCGGGCGGGAAGGTGTTCCGCCTCGTGGGCGAGGACGTGCCCGAGCAGGGCCGGCGCACCAAGGGCAGTCGGTTGGTGGAGCTGGGCCGGGGGGACCGGGTGGTGGAAGTGACGCGCACCGAGAGCAGCGGCGAAGGCGGAAGTGGCCAGCCGGCCCGGGCGGGAGGGCGCGGCGGGGGAGAGGGGCAGCTCGACCTGTTGGGATAG